The Gordonia mangrovi genome includes the window TCTGAAGAAGTCGGTGCTGGAACTGGGTGGGTCGGACCCGTTCATCCTGCTCGACACCGAGGACATGTCGCGCACGGCGGGGATCGCGGCGAAGGCCCGGCTGTCCAACGCCGGACAGGCCTGCAACTCGCCGAAGCGCTTCATCGTCCTTGATCATCTCTACGACGACTTTGTGAAGGAGCTGGTCAGCCAGTTCGAGTCGGTCACCGTCGGCGATCCGACGGACCCGGACACCGACATGGGTCCGCTCTCGTCGATCTCGGCGCGCGACGGCGTGGCCGAGCAGGTCGACACCGCGGTGAAACAGGGCGCCACACTGCACACCGGCGGCCGATCGCTGGACCGGGACGGCGCGTTCTACGCCCCGACGGTGCTCACCGGGATCACCAGCGAGATGGACGCCTACTCCGAGGAGATCTTCGGGCCGGTCGGCATGGTGTACCGGGCGTCGTCGATCGACGACGCCGTCGAACTCGCCAACGACGTCGGGTTCGGGCTCAGCGGGTCGGTGTGGAGCACCGATCTGGACAAGGCCCAGCAGGTCGCCGACCGGCTCGAGGTCGGTATGGCATACGTCAACGAGCACGGCACCACCCTGCCCGGACTGCCGTTCGGCGGTGTGAAGCGCTCCGGCTACGGGCGTGAACTCGGACGCTGGGGTATGGGCGAATTCGTCAACACCCGCCTGCGTCGGACATCCACCGAGTAGGCCGGGCCCCCTGCAAGTAGTCCCGTCAGAAGCGGCCGCCGACCCCGATCCTTCCGGAACTGCCCGAACCGCCGAAGGAGCCGGGGCTGCGGCCGCCGCTGCCGTAGCCACCGCCGAATCCGCCGCCTCCCCAGCCGCCGCGCCCGCCGCCCATGGTGCCGCGCAGAAAACTGTCGACCAGGATGCCGCCGAGCACGGCACCGCCGACGGAAGGCCCCGTCGGGTGCGGTGTCTGGTTCTGTTGCCACTGCACTACGTCACCCTGCGCCGCCATCAACGCCTGGTCGGCCAGATAGCCTGCGCGGCGGGCGCTCTGGGCGGCCCGCACGGCGTCGGTGGTACCGGCGGCGGTGGCCTCGGCCAGCAGTCGCTGGGCTTCGGCGAGCCGGGTGCGGGCAGTGGACTGGATGGCGCCGCGCCGGGTCGAGATGAAATCGTTCGCGGCCGACACCTTTGCCTGCGCGGCGGTCACCGCCGAGTTCAGCAGCTCGGCGCGGCGCTGGCGCTCCGCCGAACTCGCCCGTGCATCCGCGAGTGCGTCGTCGAGGTCGGCGTCGGCATCCACCAGCGCGGTGAACGTGCCGAGCGGGTCGTCACCGAACTCCGTGCGTGCCGCCGACAGTGCGCTGGTCGCCCGTTGTACCGCGGTGGCCAGTGCGGGACCGCCGTCGCCGCTCAGCGCCGCGGCCTCGGCCAGTTCCCCGTCGACCTCGTCGATCAGTGCGGGCATCCGGGTGTGGGCGGCGGCGATATTCGCCTCTGCGTTGTCGATCGCGTCGAGCAGCCGGTTGGCCTGCTCCAGGGCACCCTCGGCGGAGCGGATCGCCGCCACCGCGGGCCCCTGTTCGCCGGCCGGCGCCGACACGGCCTCCCGCCCCTGATCGGCGCTGTGTTCGGCGAACTCGATCTCCTCGCGCGCCAGGTCGACGTTGTCGGTGATCGACACGAGCACCGTCTCGCCGTGTCGGCCGATCAAAGAGTCCAGCTTGATCTGCGACTGCTCCATCCGGGCGCGCACCGCGACCAGCTTCTGGGTGAGCTCGGCCAGCCGCGAATCGGCGTTGATCAGCAGGTTGCGCATCGCGTCGAAGCTCTCCACCTGGGCATCGAGCGCCGCATCGACATCGGTGCAGGTGGTGATGATCTGGACCAGCATGGCGCGTTGCTCGTCCGGGGTCTCCGGGATCGAGTCGTCGAGGAGTTGACGCACGGTGAACGATTCGGCCAGCCCGCGTTTGGCCTCGGCGAGGGCTTCGGTGAACGGCGCGGTCTCCACCTGCCCGAACTCACTGATCGCCAGAGCCAGTTCTTCTTCGCTGGTGCGGATGGCGTTGTCGGTGTCGGTCAGTACTTCGCGCGACCACGGGTCGAGCACGTCGAGCGGCTGTGCCACCAGCTGCTCGCCGGTCAGCTCCTGCTCCCGCATGGCTTCCACGCCGGCCTCGATGCGTTGCCGCTTGCGGCGCCGCCGGTACAGCAGGAAGCCGCCACCGCCGACCACCGCGACCCCGCCGACGGCGAGCGCGGTGTAGAGACCGGCATTCGACGGTGTCATCGCGGCGTTGATGCCGTCGACGGCGGCCTGGCCGGCGCCGGCCCAGTCGCTGTCTTTCAGGGCCGGGACGATGTCGCCGCGCGCGATGTCCTCGATGGCGGACTGGTCGAGGCCCTCCACCGATTCGGGCGCGTTGAAGTAGTACGCGCGGTCGTCGGTCGCGACGGCAAGCAGTACGTCAGTGTCGCCGAGATCGCTGATGGCCGCGGTCTGCGTGGCCCACTGCTCGGCGGACATTCCGTCGAAGTCGCGCACGTAGACCACCCACAGCTGCACCTCGTGATCGGTGTAGAGCTGGTCGATCGACGCCTGCAGGTCGGTGCGCTGGGCGGTGGTGAGCACGTTGGCCGAGTCCACGACCTGGGTGGGGAGCCGCGACGGCGGCTCGGCGTGGGCCCGTGCGGACAGGAGGACGGCGGGCGCGACGAGCGCGACAAGACCGAGGACGGCGACGGTCAGGCCCAGCCGACGGAGCAGCGTGGCAGAGGCAAGCATGCGTCCCAATCTATCCGCCACATCCGACCGTGCGGGCGTGCCGTCGTCCCCGGCCGTGTCGGTCGGTGACCGCGGTCGGTCAGCTGAGGTGTCCGATCAGCTGTTCTGACTGTCGCGCCACTTGCAGACGGCTTCGAGAACCGACAGGTCGTAGTCGGGGCCGCTCGACCCGACCGTGAGCAGCGAGATACCTGCCTTCACCAGTTCGTCGGCCTCGCGCAGCGCGTCGTCGACGGTCCGCGCCTGCAGCGCGGCGGAGTGTTCGATCTGGATGGGGTCGCGGCCGACCGTCGCGCAGTGGTCGGCGAGGATGTCCGCTTTGCGTTCATAGGTGGGCACGTCGACGAAGAAGTGCCAGATGTTCGCGTGTTCGGCGACGTAGCGCAGCGTCTTCTTCTCCCCACCGCCACCGATGAGCACCGGGATGTCGCGGGTGGGCTGCGGATTCAGCTTGCCCAGCCGGTCGGCGATCCGGGGCAGCGACTCGCCGAGGTCGTTCAGTCGTCCGCCGGCGGTGCCGAACTCGTAGCCGTACTCGTCGTAGTCCTTCTGGAACCAGCCCGATCCGATACCCAGGATGAGACGGCCGTCCGAGATGTGGTCGACGGTGCGGGCCATATCCGCGAGCAACTCCGGGTTGCGGTAGGAGTTGCAGGTGACCAGCGCACCGATCTCCACGCGGCTGGTCTGTTCGGCCCACGCGCCGAGCATCGTCCAGCATTCGAAATGCTCACCGTCGGGGTCGCCGTAGAGCGGGTAGAAGTGATCCCAGTTGAACGCGATGTCGACGCCCATGTCCTCGGCGCGGCGGACCGCGTCGCGGATCATCGGATACTGGGGGGCGTGCTGCGGCTGCAGCTGGACACCGACGCGGACAGGGAAATCGCGAGCTGTGAACGTCATGAGTTCCAGTCTGCCGAAGGAAAGCCGCTGCGTCATTGTCCGAATCAGGTTGTCCTGGGCGGTGGTAAGCAGGACGGGTGACGATGCGACCGCATGCTCCCCACCTGTCCGAACTGCGCCGGCGCACCAGCATCAAGTGGCGCGCGTACCCCGATGACGTCGTGCCGATGTTCGTCGCCGAGATGGACTTCGAGCTCGCGCCGGTGGTCGCCGACGCGATGATCGACCAGATCCGCGCTTCCGACGTCGGCTACTCGGGCGGCGCGGGCGCGGTCGGGGAGGCGTTCGCGGGGTTCGCGCAGCGCCGCTGGGCATGGGACGTCGCTCCCACCGACATCCGCCTCACCACCGACGTCAGCGTGGTGATCGTGGAGGCGTTGCGGGTCGCCATCTCCCCGGGTGATCGGGTGATCATCACCCCGCCGGTGTATCCGCCGTTCTTCGAACTCATCCCCGAGGCCGGCGGGCAGGTGTGCGAGGTGCCGTTGCGGTGCGACGAGGACCGCACCTGGTCGCTCGACCTCGACGGGATCGGCCGTGAACTCGCGGCCGGGGCGCGCGCGGTGCTGTTGTGTCACCCGCACAATCCGCTCGGCCTGATCCATCCGGCCGACGACCTCGTCGCGCTGGCCGAACTCGCCGCGACACACGGTGCGATGGTGATCAGCGACGAGATCCACGCGCCGCTGGTCCATCCCGGCCGGGAGTTCACGCCGTTCCTCGCGACGGGCGACATCGCACGGCAGGTCGGCATCGCCGCCCACTCCGCGAGCAAGGGTTTCAACATCGCCGGTGCCAAGTGCGCGTTGATGATCGCCGCGTCGGACACCACGCGGGCGACGCTGGACCGCCAGCCCGAGGAGGTGGGTGTGCGCACCAGCATCATCGGCCGCGCGGGGACCGCGGCAGGGTTCGCGAAGGGGGACGACTGGCTCGACGCGACACTCGAGGTCCTCGTCGGGAACCTGGATCTGCTGTCCGGCTGGCTCGAGGCCGAGTTGCCCGAGGTGACGCTGCACCGACCGGCGGCTTCGTACCTGGCGTGGCTCGACTTCCGGGCCACCGGCCTCGGCGACGACCCCGCCGCTGCGATCCTGGAGAAGGGGCGGGTGGCCCTGCACTCCGGACCCGCGTTCGGTCGTGCGGGCACGGGGTTCGCGCGGCTCAATGTGGGCTGCTCGCCGGAGTTGCTCCGTGCGGGTCTGGCCGGGATACAGCGCGCCGTCCGCTGAGCTCGACGGTCTCGAATGGGTTGCTGACCTGGTACTTCGCTGTGTTGCAACGTTCTGTACGTGACTGCAACGTAGGTGCAACGCGGCCGCTCCTACGCTGTGCATCAGATCACATCGACCCCGTTGCGTGGGGCGGGTGACACCACCGGAGAACACCTCAATCGGAACAGCATGAGGAGCAGTAGATGACCGTCTTCGCGAAACCCGGAACCGACGGCTCGGTGATGAGCTACGAGTCCCGCTACGACAACTGGATCGGCGGCCAGTGGACGCCGCCGGTGAAGGGACAGTACTTCGAGAACCCGTCACCGGTGGACGGCAAGACGTTCTGTGAGGTCGCCCGCTCGACCTCCGAGGACATCGAACTCGCGCTGGACGCCGCGCACAAGGCCGCCCCGCAGTGGGGCAAGGTGCCGGTTGCCGAGCGGTCGCTGGTCCTGCTGCGCATCGCCGACCGGATGGAAGAGAACCTCGAGAAACTTGCCGTCGCCGAGACCTGGGACAACGGCAAGGCCGTCCGCGAGACCCTGGCCGCCGACATCCCGCTGGCCATCGACCACTTCCGCTACTTCGCCGGCGCGTTGCGTGCCCAGGAGGGTTCGATCTCCGAAGTCGACGAGGACACCGTCGCCTACCACTTCCACGAGCCGCTCGGCGTTGTCGGACAGATCATCCCGTGGAACTTCCCGATCCTGATGGCCGTGTGGAAGCTGGCCCCGGCACTGGCCGCAGGCAACGCGGTGGTGCTCAAGCCGGCCGAGCAGACCCCCGCATCGATTCTCTACCTGATGAGCCTCATCGCCGACCTGCTGCCCGCCGGCGTCCTGAACGTCGTCAACGGGTTCGGTGTCGAGGCAGGTAAGCCGCTCGCCTCCAGCAACCGCATCCGCAAGATCGCCTTCACCGGTGAGACCACCACCGGCCGCCTGATCATGCAGTACGCCTCGGAGAACCTGATCCCGGTCACCCTGGAGCTGGGCGGCAAGAGCCCGAATATCTTCTTCGACGACGTGATGAGCGCCGACGACGGGTTCCTCGACCGGGCGCTGGAAGGCTTCTCGATGTTCGCGCTGAATCAGGGCGAGGTCTGCACCTGCCCGAGCCGCGCACTCATCCAGGAGAACATCTTCGACGACTTCATCGCCAAGGCCGTCGACCGGGTCGGCCAGATCAAGCAGGGCAACCCGCTCGACACCGACACGATGATGGGCGCCCAGGCCTCCAACGACCAGTTCGAGAAGATCAGCTCGTACCTGGAGATCGGCAAGCAGGAGGGCGCAAAAGTGCTCACCGGTGGCGAGCCCGCCGATCTCGGCGGCGACCTGTCGGGCGGCTACTACATCAAGCCGACCGTGTTCGACGGCCACAACAAGATGCGCATCTTCCAGGAGGAGATCTTCGGGCCGGTGCTCGCGGTGACCACGTTCTCCGACTACGCGGACGCCATCCACATCGCCAACGACACCCTCTACGGCCTCGGTGCCGGCGTGTGGAGCCGCGACGGCGCCACCGCCTACCGTGCCGGCCGCGAGATCCAGGCCGGTCGCGTGTGGACCAACACCTATCACGACTACCCGGCCCACGCCGCATTCGGTGGTTACAAGCAGTCGGGCATCGGGCGTGAGACCCACCTGATGATGCTCGAGCACTACCAGCAGACCAAGAACCTGCTGGTCGGCTACGCCCAGAATGCCAAGGGCTTCTTCTGATCCGAGGCGCAACCCAGAAAGCAGAGGTGAAAACCCGTGTCGGACCAGCAGGTTCCTGATCGGGTGGTCGCCACAGACACCGCCGTGCAGCTCCTGACGAAACTGTCGGAGCTGCACGGCGGCCTCATGATCCATCAGTCAGGTGGATGCTGTGACGGCTCGGCCCCCATGTGCTATCCGGTCGGCGAGTACCGCGTCGGCCAGCGCGACGTCCTCGTCGGTGAGATCGAACTGACCGAACCCCTTCCCGCCGTGCGGGTCTGGATCAACGGAGATCAGTTCGAGCTGTGGAAGCACACGCAACTGATCCTCGACGTGGTGACCGGCCGTGGTGCCGGGTTCAGTCTGGAAGCGCCGGAAGGCGTTCGCTTTCTCTCGCGCTCACGGGCGTTCAGTCCGGAGGAGAACGAGGCGCTCGAGGCGAATCCGCCTCAGACGGGTGCCGCCGTCGGCGCGTGACACTGCGACTCGGCTACTGTTCGAACCCCACAAAGGTGGCGGCTTCCTCAACCGACTTACGTTCGGAGACCACGGCATTGGCCGGGAAGGTGTGATCCGGCCAGCCCAGCGCGATGCTCTTCATGATCACTTGGTCGTCCGGGATGCCGGCATGTTCTCGCACCACGGGCGACTGCATGATGCCCTGACTGTTGATCACCGCCCCCAACCCGCGCGACCAGGCCGCGTTGACCAGCGCGGTGGAGACCGCGCCGCAATCGAATGGTGTGTCGTCGCTGCCGTCGAGAATGCGGTCGTAGGTCACGATCACACAGACCGGGGCATCGAACTGACGGAACCCCCGCAGCACCCAGTCGTGCCGCATCTCCGTGTTGTCGCGGGCAATACCCATCGCGCCGAACAGCTGCTTGGCAACCCGGACTTGGCGTTCACGATGTGGGCCGGTGAACTTCTCGGCGCCCGTCCGGAACTCGCGTGAATGGGGCACGCCGGCGAGGTTGCGCTCGGTGTTTCCCGCCCGGATGCGATCGAGCGGCTCTCCCGTGATCACATGGAAATTCCAGGGCTGCGTGTTCATCGATGACGGGGCTCGCATCGCGAGGGCCAGGATTTCCTCGATCAGCTCGCGCGGGACCGGGTCCGGCGTGAACCCGCGGATGCTGCGACGCCCAAGGATCACTTCGTCGTACTGCATCGTCGATCTCCCCTCGCGTGAATCGAACATCACGGCAGTATTCCACGCTGCCCCTCGTCCAGCCACCAGCCCTGCACCATGCCTTCCGGCCGCCCGGGCTCGATGTAGTGCTCCGTCCCGAAGGCGAACGGGAACATCTCGACCGGTAGCTCGAGGAGCTGGCGGACGTCGGTCTGGCTGGCGTGACAGGCGAGCGCCTCGCGTTTGGTCATCACGTCGTCGCCGAGATCGACGGCCCAATGCAGTTCGGCCTCGGGCGTGCCGATCGGGTTCCCGTCATCGCCGCGCAGGTCCGGATCGAATCCTTCCATGCCCATCTCTTTGGCGAGGGTGAACAACTGTCGCATGAGGTCGCGGTTCATGGTGACCTCGAGGTAGCGGGGTCGCTTCGACGCGAGTTCGGCTGCGGCGCGGGTGGTGTGGTGCAGCATGATGTGATCGGGATGGCCGTAGCCGCCGTGCCAGTCGTAGCCGACGACGACATCGGCGGACTCCTGGTCCAGGATGTCGGCCAGACGACGGGCCGCTTCGCCGAGGTCGGCGCGCGAGAAGACCCCGTCGACGTTGTTCTGCGCCCATCCGGTCATCCCGGAGTCGCCGTAACCGAGCCACGCGATCCGGGCCGTGCCGGTGATGCGTGCGGACGCTTCGGCCTCACCGCGCCGACGGCTCACAATGGTCTCACCGGGTGCCAGATCGTCCGGGACGTCGCCGGGATCGCCGTCGGTGCAGTAGACCACCACCACACGGTGGCCTTCGCGCGATGCACGGATCATGCTGCCGGCGGTACCGGTCCCCTCGTCGTCGGGATGCGCGTGGACGAAGACGATTGTGCTCATGGGTCGATCATGCTCGCCCCGGGGTTCTACTCGGTTGGCGGGCTCGTTGTGCACAGCTCGAAAGGTGCGCTGAGCTGCGGCGACGAAACTTGTCGGTGGTTGCCGATAGCTTGGTGTCATGAAATCGAGCGCACCGGCGTTGGCCCAGATGGCCGACGATGAACAGCACTCGGCCACCGAGTTGGTCGAGGTGCTCCATCACACGAACGCGGTGCGCGCATCGGCCGATTACCGGATGTTGCAGGCGGCCGGCCTGATCCATGAGGAACGCGAACAAGATCATCTGGTGCGGTTGGCCGCCGCCCTCGGTGAGTCGGAGACTTCGCTGGCCAACCTGGAACGCCTCGCACTGCGCGCGGCGGCCGGGGAGGACCCGCGCGCTCAGTACGGGCCCACCGGCCTGGAGATGGCCATCGCCGAGGTCGGTGCCGCGTTGACGGTGCCGCCTGGGCGGGCGCGGGAGTTCATCGAGGCCGGCAGCGTGTTGCGTCACCAATTGCCGTTCACCGGCGCCACTCTGGGTGCCGGGCGGATCGATCTGGCGCGGTTTCTGCTGGTGGTGCGTCGCACCACCCTGGTCGACTCCGCGAAGTTCGACGTGCTCGACAAAGAGATCGCCGCGGCCATCGAATCGCGGGAGCCGATGTCGATGACTCGGTTCACCACGATGATCGACAAGTTGATCGCCGACGTCGACCCGGCCGCGGTGCGTCGCCGCCGAGAACGCGTGGATGCCGACCGCGACATCAGTGTGCGACCCGACCGCCACACGCCGGGACAGTCCCGCATCGGGGGTGTGTTGCCGGCCGAGCAGGCCGCCGCGATTGATGCCCGTCTGTCGGCGATGGCTGCTGGCGTGCATCCCGACGACCCGCGCACCGCGGCCCAGCGCCGCGCCGATGCGTTGGTCGCCCTCGCCGACGGCGCCGACCGGTTGGTGTGCGGCTGCGAGGTCTGCACGACCGATGACGCCGAGGTCAGTGGTGAGGCCGAAAACAGTGGCGAACAGGACGTCGCTCCGGCCGCATCAGTCGATGCCGATGCCGATGCCGATGCCGATGCCGACACGTCGGACTGCGCACCGCGTCCGACCTTCCACATCGTGGTGAATCTGAGCACCCTGCTCGGCCACGACGATGATCCGGCCTTCCTCGACGGCCAGGGCATCATCGACGCCGACACCGCCCGCGCCTTGCTGGCCGAGGCCAAGCGCTGCTACGTCACCCCCGACACCACCAATCTCGCACAGGCCGACCGGTATGCACCGTCGAAGAAGCTCGCCGACCTGATCCGGGCGGGCGAATTGTGTTGCAGCTTTCCCGGCTGCAACAACCGTGCCTATCACGCCGATGTCGACCATTCGGTTCCGCACGGCGAAGGTGGTGCGACCGATGCGCGAAACCTCAAGCCGCTGTGCAGGTTTCATCACAGGATCAAAACGTTCGCGACGGGGTGGCGCGACTATCAGGATCCGTTGGGCACGGTGTTCTTCCAATCACCGACCGGTCATACCTACCTGGGTAACGCGTTCACCGGGCGTGATCTGTTCGGGTCGCTGACCTGCAGCACCCGGCCACCCGACGATCCGGCCCGACAACGCATCGACACCATCCGCGACCGACGCTCGAGGTCGGTCAAGCGCGCCGACACACGCGCGATGGAACGCTGGAACAAGCAGAACCCACCACCGTTCTGAGTGTGCGGGGGGATCTCGATACGCCCTCGGCTAGCGCCTCGGGCTGCTTGATCAGCAGTCGGGTGTTCTGCACCACATCGACGCTTGCGGATTTGCAACCCTACCCTCCCCGAAGGGTAGAGTTCCGCGTGTCGCCGGCGCGGTGGCCGCCGGCATTCGTCTCGCCGATCGCAATGATGCGGTCGGCGCCCAGCATCGTTGTAGGTGACGAGATCACCGTGTGCCGTCGTGCGCTTGGCGGCGGCCCGAAGGAGATGTCCATGTCGTCGACCACCGTGGTCTCGCCCCAGCGCGAGCAGTCGGTCATCGCCGCGCTGCGCTCGCCGCGTCGACTCCGCACCGAGGTCCTCGCCGGCCTCGTCGTCGCACTCGCACTGATCCCGGAGGCGATCTCGTTCTCGATCATCGCCGGTGTCGACCCGCGCGTCGGGCTGTTCGCCTCGTTCACGATGGCGGTCACCATCGCCATTGTCGGCGGCCGGCCCGCGATGATCTCTGCGGCCACCGGCGCGGTCGCGCTGGTGGTGGCGCCGCTGGTGGCCAGCCACGGCCTCGACTACCTGATCGCCGCGGTGATCCTGGCCGGCATCTTCCAGATGCTGCTCGGCGGGCTCGGCGTGGCGAAACTGATGCGGTTCATCCCGCGCAGCGTGATGGTCGGCTTCGTCAACGCGCTGGCGATCCTGATCTTCAGCGCTCAGCTGCCGCATCTGCTCGGGGTGCCGTGGCTGGTGTATCCGATGGTGGCGATCGGCATCGCCATCATCGTGCTGATGCCGCGACTGACCACCGTCATCCCCGCTCCGCTGGTGGCCATCGTGCTGCTCACCGCGGTGACCATCGCCGCAAGTCTCTCGGTACCCAACGTCGGTGACGAGGGGGAACTGCCCGACAGTCTGCCCGCCTGGCTCATCCCCGACATCCCGTTCACCTGGGACACGCTCACCATCATCGCGCCCTATGCGTTCACGATGGCTTTGGTCGGACTGCTGGAGTCGCTGATGACCGCCAAGCTCGTCGACGACATCACCGACACCCACTCCGACAAGTCACGCGAGGCCGTCGGCCAGGGCGTGGCGAACATCGTCACCGGCTTCTTCGGCGGCATGGGCGGCTGCGCGATGATCGGCCAGACGATGATCAACGTGAAGTCCTCCGGCGCGCGGACGCGCATCTCCACCTTCCTCGCCGGTGTCTTCCTGCTCATCCTCGTCGTCGGCCTGGGGGATGTGGTGGCGCTGATCCCGATGGCTGCGCTCGTCGCGGTGATGATCATGGTGTCGGTCGCCACCTTCGACTGGCACAGCATCAACCCGAAGACGTTGCGGCGCATGCCCAAAAGCGAGATCACCGTCATGCTCGCCACCGTCGTCGTCACCGTCGTCACCCACAACCTGGCCTACGGCGTGATCGTCGGTGTCATCACCGCGATGGTGCTCTTCGCCCGTCGGGTGGCGCATCTGACCGAGGTCGTCGACGTGGCCCATCCCGACGAGGACACCCGCGTCTATGCCGTGCGCGGCGAGCTGTTCTTCGCCTCCAGCAATGACCTCGTCTACCAGTTCGACTACGTGGGCGATCCGCGCAACGTCGTCATCGACATGAGCGACTCGCACATCTGGGACGCCTCGACGGTGGCCACCCTCGATGCCATCACCACCAAGTACGCGGCCAAAGGCAAGACAGCCACCATCGTCGGGCTCAACGACAGCAGCGCCGAACGTCACGAACGACTCAGCGGCCATCTCGCCGGTGCGCACTGAGACCATGACCGGGAACCCAGGGCCGGACACGCAGGCGCCGGACACCGCCGACGACCTGTTCCAGATCGGTGAGGTGGCCAACCGCACCGAACTGTCCATCAAAACCATTCGGCACTACGACGAGGTCGGACTCGCTGCGCCATCGGCCCGGTCGGCCGGAGGTTTCCGGCTGTACACCCGTGGCGACATCGATCGACTGCTCGTCATCCGCCGGATGAAGCCGGCGGGATTCAGCCTCGACGACATGCGCCGCCTGCTCGACGCGGAGTCCGTGCTCGACGACCCGGACGCGACCGCCGACCGCAAGGTCGCCGCAGCAACCGAGCTCGCCGAGTTCCACGACCGCGCGCAGGAAGCGTGCCGAAAGCTCACCCGCCAACTGTCGTATGCCGAGGAGCTGACACAGCAACTCGCTGCCCGGGCCGCCGTTCGGTTCTGACCGTCCCCCGCTCGGGATGTGCAGCGATACCCTGCGGGTGGACGGTTTCGCAGTAGTGTCACATCCATGGCGCGGTGGTTCGATCAGACGATCGTCGACGAGGGTCGGTTGCCACTGTTCTTCCTGCTCGTCGCCTTCGTGATCACCTTCCTGTTCATCCGGTTCAGTGTGCGGATGATCCGGGCCGAGGTCAGCTGGTGGCCGGGCAACGTCACCCCCGGCGGGGTCCATGTGCATCACGTGTTCTTCGGGATGGTGCTGATGCTGTTGTCGGGCTTCGGGTTCTTTGTCGTGGACCCGTTCCGCACACCCGTCGCCGACTGCATCCTGGCGGCGCTGTTCGGCATCGGTGCGGCGCTGGTGCTCGACGAGTTCGCGCTGCTCCTGCATCTGCGCGATGTGTACTGGTCGGAGGAGGGTCGCACCTCGATCGACGCCGTGTTCGTGGCGATCGCGATCGGGCTGCTGTTCCTGATGGGGGTGCACCCGCTCGCCTCCGACGACGTCGTCGGCGGTTTCCGCGACGCCGCCGACAACTCCACCCGCATCGGTCTGGTGATAGCCGTGGCGATCAATGTCGCGTTGGCGATCATCACGCTGCTCAAGGGCAAGGTGTGGACGGGTCTGATCGGGTTGTTCTTCCCGTTCCTGCTGCTGTTCACCGCGATCCGGGTGGCCCGGCCCCGCTCACCGTGGGCGCGGTGGCGGTATGGCGAGCGCCCCCGCAAACAGCAGAAAGCACTCGACCGCGAGATGCGATATCGGGAACCGATCGTGCGCGCCAAAATCGTCGTGCAGGAGGCGGTGGCCGGCCGGTTCGGCCTGCCCGAGCAGCCGGCCGCCGCGCCGCGCGAACCGCGGGTAGAACCGGTCGCGGCGCGTCGCAGGCCCGGCCGGCTGATCACCGCGGTGCGCTGGCGTCGCACCCGCCGCGAACTGAAACGCGAGCCGCCGTGGCGGCTGCCGACACTGATGGTGTCCGCG containing:
- a CDS encoding HNH endonuclease signature motif containing protein, which codes for MKSSAPALAQMADDEQHSATELVEVLHHTNAVRASADYRMLQAAGLIHEEREQDHLVRLAAALGESETSLANLERLALRAAAGEDPRAQYGPTGLEMAIAEVGAALTVPPGRAREFIEAGSVLRHQLPFTGATLGAGRIDLARFLLVVRRTTLVDSAKFDVLDKEIAAAIESREPMSMTRFTTMIDKLIADVDPAAVRRRRERVDADRDISVRPDRHTPGQSRIGGVLPAEQAAAIDARLSAMAAGVHPDDPRTAAQRRADALVALADGADRLVCGCEVCTTDDAEVSGEAENSGEQDVAPAASVDADADADADADTSDCAPRPTFHIVVNLSTLLGHDDDPAFLDGQGIIDADTARALLAEAKRCYVTPDTTNLAQADRYAPSKKLADLIRAGELCCSFPGCNNRAYHADVDHSVPHGEGGATDARNLKPLCRFHHRIKTFATGWRDYQDPLGTVFFQSPTGHTYLGNAFTGRDLFGSLTCSTRPPDDPARQRIDTIRDRRSRSVKRADTRAMERWNKQNPPPF
- a CDS encoding nitroreductase; its protein translation is MQYDEVILGRRSIRGFTPDPVPRELIEEILALAMRAPSSMNTQPWNFHVITGEPLDRIRAGNTERNLAGVPHSREFRTGAEKFTGPHRERQVRVAKQLFGAMGIARDNTEMRHDWVLRGFRQFDAPVCVIVTYDRILDGSDDTPFDCGAVSTALVNAAWSRGLGAVINSQGIMQSPVVREHAGIPDDQVIMKSIALGWPDHTFPANAVVSERKSVEEAATFVGFEQ
- a CDS encoding MerR family transcriptional regulator is translated as MTGNPGPDTQAPDTADDLFQIGEVANRTELSIKTIRHYDEVGLAAPSARSAGGFRLYTRGDIDRLLVIRRMKPAGFSLDDMRRLLDAESVLDDPDATADRKVAAATELAEFHDRAQEACRKLTRQLSYAEELTQQLAARAAVRF
- a CDS encoding SulP family inorganic anion transporter, with translation MSMSSTTVVSPQREQSVIAALRSPRRLRTEVLAGLVVALALIPEAISFSIIAGVDPRVGLFASFTMAVTIAIVGGRPAMISAATGAVALVVAPLVASHGLDYLIAAVILAGIFQMLLGGLGVAKLMRFIPRSVMVGFVNALAILIFSAQLPHLLGVPWLVYPMVAIGIAIIVLMPRLTTVIPAPLVAIVLLTAVTIAASLSVPNVGDEGELPDSLPAWLIPDIPFTWDTLTIIAPYAFTMALVGLLESLMTAKLVDDITDTHSDKSREAVGQGVANIVTGFFGGMGGCAMIGQTMINVKSSGARTRISTFLAGVFLLILVVGLGDVVALIPMAALVAVMIMVSVATFDWHSINPKTLRRMPKSEITVMLATVVVTVVTHNLAYGVIVGVITAMVLFARRVAHLTEVVDVAHPDEDTRVYAVRGELFFASSNDLVYQFDYVGDPRNVVIDMSDSHIWDASTVATLDAITTKYAAKGKTATIVGLNDSSAERHERLSGHLAGAH
- a CDS encoding DUF779 domain-containing protein; its protein translation is MSDQQVPDRVVATDTAVQLLTKLSELHGGLMIHQSGGCCDGSAPMCYPVGEYRVGQRDVLVGEIELTEPLPAVRVWINGDQFELWKHTQLILDVVTGRGAGFSLEAPEGVRFLSRSRAFSPEENEALEANPPQTGAAVGA
- a CDS encoding PIG-L deacetylase family protein encodes the protein MSTIVFVHAHPDDEGTGTAGSMIRASREGHRVVVVYCTDGDPGDVPDDLAPGETIVSRRRGEAEASARITGTARIAWLGYGDSGMTGWAQNNVDGVFSRADLGEAARRLADILDQESADVVVGYDWHGGYGHPDHIMLHHTTRAAAELASKRPRYLEVTMNRDLMRQLFTLAKEMGMEGFDPDLRGDDGNPIGTPEAELHWAVDLGDDVMTKREALACHASQTDVRQLLELPVEMFPFAFGTEHYIEPGRPEGMVQGWWLDEGQRGILP